In Alkalimarinus alittae, the DNA window CGAGGTGATCGAGACATTGCTGAGTTGTCAGTTAAGCAGATTATGCAGCAGTTGAAGTTAGCCGTTGCTCGAGTAATGACAGAAGGTTCACTTTATGACCCTGAGCTTGCTGCGTTGGCGATTAAACAGGCAAGTGGAGATTTAGTTGAAGCTATCTTTTTACTTCGGGCCTACCGAACAACGTTACCAAGATTAGGTCAGTCAGAGCCTATTGAAACGGCTGATATGTCTATAGATCGCCGTATTTCAGCAACTTATAAAGACTTACCAGGTGGTCAGGTATTAGGCCCAACGTATGATTATACGCACCGGTTGTTGGATTTTAAATTATTAGCCGAAGAGCAGACCCTTGATATGGCTCAGCCTATGAGTGATGTCAGCGCCTGTGAGTTTAAGGAACCTGAAGCCCTTGTTGAGGGCTGCCCTCGTGTTCTCGACTTGTTGAATCATGAAGGGTTGATTGAGTCAGCTTCTAGTCCATCTATGTCTTCAGCAACAGAAACGGATATCACACGAGAGCCATTATCTTTTCCGACGAATCGGGCTGCTCGTTTACAGTCATTAGCGCGAGGTGATGAAGGGTTTTTACTGGCCTTGGGTTACTCAACTCAGCGAGGTTATGGTCGCAATCACCCCTTTGCCGGAGAGATTCGCATGGGAGAAGTCGCTGTTGAGATAGTACCTGAAGAATTAGGTTTTACCGTAGAGGTTGGCGATATTGAAGTCACTGAGTGTGAAATGATAAACCAGTTCAGTGGTTCTAAAACCGAAGCACCCCGTTTTACCCGAGGTTATGGATTAGGGTTCGGTCAGTGTGAACGTAAGGCCATGTCAATGGCGTTGGTTGACCGATCGCTTCGAGCAAAAGAGTTAGGGGAAGAACAATCATCAGCAGCACAGGATGAGGAGTTCGTACTTTCACACTGTGACAATGTCGAAGCGAATGGGTTTGTATCTCACCTTAAGTTACCTCATTACGTTGATTTTCAGTCAGAGCTTGAATTGCTGAGGCGGCTTCGTAAGGAGTTCTCGGCAAGTAAGGAGGTTGTATCATGAGTGAAGCCATACAGGGTTATAACTTTGCTTATCTTGATGAGCAAACCAAGCGAATGATCAGAAGAGGGCTTCTTAAAGCCATTGCTATTCCGGGCTATCAGGTACCTTTTGGCGGACGTGAAATGCCGTTGCCTTATGGTTGGGGAACGGGTGGCATCCAGCTTACGTCGGCGGTTATCGGTGATGATGATACGTTAAAGGTTATTGATCAGGGCGCAGATGACACCACGAATGCCGTGAGTATTCGTCGTTTCTTTGTTAAAACAACAGGGGTTAAAACAACCGAAAAAACAGCAGAGGCGACGTTAATTCAAACCCGTCACCGCATTCCTGAAACGGCCTTGAAAGAAGACCAAGTGATTGTGTTTCAGGTTCCCATTCCAGAACCGTTGCGTTTTATTGAGCCGAGTGAAACTGAAACGAGAAAGATGCATGCTTTGCAGGAATACGGTGTGATGCATGTAAAGCTATATGAAGATATTGCTCGTTATGGCCATATTGCGACGACTTATGCATATCCCGTTAAAGTGAATGGTCATTATGTGATGGACCCATCGCCTATCCCTAAATTTGATAACCCTAAATTAAGCGAGTCTCCAGCGTTGCAGTTATTTGGTGCGGGCCGAGAAAAAAGGCTTTATGCGGTTCCTCCTTATACCCGTGTAGAGAGTCTTGATTTCGAAGACCACCCCTTTGAAATTCAGACATGGGATGAACAGTGTGATATTTGCGGTTCAAACAACAGCTTTCTTGATGAGGTGATAACGGATGACCAAGGTGGAAGAGTTTATATCTGTTCAGATACAGACTACTGCCACTCTCGATCAACACAAACCGTTTTGAAGGAAACCTCAGCATCCAATAAAACCAACGCACCGGAGATGACCTGTGAATAATGCAATGACGGATTTTGTGCAGACTGCT includes these proteins:
- a CDS encoding carbon-phosphorus lyase complex subunit PhnI; the encoded protein is MYVAVKGGEKAIDNAHQLLAEQRRGDRDIAELSVKQIMQQLKLAVARVMTEGSLYDPELAALAIKQASGDLVEAIFLLRAYRTTLPRLGQSEPIETADMSIDRRISATYKDLPGGQVLGPTYDYTHRLLDFKLLAEEQTLDMAQPMSDVSACEFKEPEALVEGCPRVLDLLNHEGLIESASSPSMSSATETDITREPLSFPTNRAARLQSLARGDEGFLLALGYSTQRGYGRNHPFAGEIRMGEVAVEIVPEELGFTVEVGDIEVTECEMINQFSGSKTEAPRFTRGYGLGFGQCERKAMSMALVDRSLRAKELGEEQSSAAQDEEFVLSHCDNVEANGFVSHLKLPHYVDFQSELELLRRLRKEFSASKEVVS
- a CDS encoding alpha-D-ribose 1-methylphosphonate 5-phosphate C-P-lyase PhnJ, producing MSEAIQGYNFAYLDEQTKRMIRRGLLKAIAIPGYQVPFGGREMPLPYGWGTGGIQLTSAVIGDDDTLKVIDQGADDTTNAVSIRRFFVKTTGVKTTEKTAEATLIQTRHRIPETALKEDQVIVFQVPIPEPLRFIEPSETETRKMHALQEYGVMHVKLYEDIARYGHIATTYAYPVKVNGHYVMDPSPIPKFDNPKLSESPALQLFGAGREKRLYAVPPYTRVESLDFEDHPFEIQTWDEQCDICGSNNSFLDEVITDDQGGRVYICSDTDYCHSRSTQTVLKETSASNKTNAPEMTCE